One part of the Terriglobales bacterium genome encodes these proteins:
- a CDS encoding ATP-binding protein yields the protein MTKDFQVRFLALVLFLITAAAGTFAWINFQKERQFETPYDGVWWIEHNGHLLAQRVDADGPGARGGIRVGDVVTAINDSEITNIAGLTRQLYRTGIYSKANYALERGDVPLNVAVILVPFDKSLNSGLRLIALIYLGIGLYVLLRRWTAPRATHFYIFCLTSFVFYSFHYTGKLNLFDWIILWSNVAAHMLQPALFLHFVLTFPEPKKAVRENWWLTPLIYLPGAILVGLHVVVLTLLEPSEVLRFTLDRVEYSYLATYFVVAVGVLWHSYYRAETPILRQQMKWVTRGATLAVLPFTLFYVIPYLNGSTPGAMMKLSVLCLVFLPLTFGYAIFRYRLMDVDLIFKRGMAYTLAAAFIAGVYFAAIGIAAEIVHKQVPSAGPAGLIAAMVVTALLFDPMKNWFQEKLDRFFYRKRYDYRRTLIEFGRELSAQTDIDRMLSSVVDRLSRTLLVSRMAIFLSDDQNSFTLAKSFGMTGTSDLDLSFLTVQRPEESAGHLFFDNTHQVVRETPGAQTTIAKLDLNYFIRCTVQGRTIAVMGLGKTSDGDFLSSEDVELLETLAGYIGIAIQNARLYASLEQKVVEYERLKDFNENIVESISVGVLAVDLEDRVEFWNSQMEVMYATPRAEALGRPIGEVFPSTFASEFYRVRQTPGIHNMYKFRLTTPAGDARITNIAIAPLVTKQFNVIGRLIIVDDITERIELESQLSQAEKMSSIGLLAAGVAHEVNTPLAVISSYAQMLQKQLNGNEKQASLLEKITRQTFRASEIVNSLLNFSRTSGSEFSQVDLNKVIHETLALVEHQFKSARVKVDEQLLEGLPTINGNAGKLQQVFLNLFLNAKDAMPGGGTLTVATANGDGVKVTVSDSGSGIAQEHIQRIYDPFFTTKNGAREGRKGTGLGLSVTYGIIQEHAGKIQVESRVGEGTTFYLEFPLVRKAVNV from the coding sequence ATGACAAAAGATTTTCAAGTCCGGTTTCTCGCGCTGGTGCTGTTCCTTATCACGGCAGCCGCCGGAACCTTCGCCTGGATCAACTTCCAAAAGGAACGCCAGTTTGAAACGCCCTACGACGGTGTCTGGTGGATTGAACACAACGGCCACCTGCTGGCGCAACGGGTGGATGCCGATGGCCCCGGAGCCAGAGGTGGTATCCGGGTGGGCGACGTCGTTACGGCAATTAATGACAGCGAAATCACCAACATCGCCGGCCTGACGAGGCAGTTATACCGGACCGGGATCTATTCAAAAGCCAATTACGCCCTAGAGCGTGGAGACGTGCCGCTGAATGTGGCGGTGATTCTAGTCCCGTTCGATAAGTCGCTGAACTCGGGACTGCGGCTGATTGCGCTGATTTATCTGGGAATTGGGTTATACGTTCTGCTCAGGCGCTGGACGGCTCCACGGGCGACGCACTTTTACATATTCTGCCTCACCTCGTTCGTCTTTTATTCGTTCCACTACACAGGGAAGCTGAACTTGTTCGACTGGATCATTCTGTGGTCGAACGTTGCAGCACACATGTTGCAGCCTGCGTTGTTCCTGCACTTTGTGCTGACCTTCCCGGAGCCTAAGAAGGCGGTTCGCGAGAACTGGTGGCTGACACCGCTGATCTATTTGCCGGGCGCGATCCTGGTGGGCTTGCACGTGGTGGTGCTCACCCTGCTGGAACCGAGCGAGGTTCTGAGGTTCACTCTCGACCGGGTTGAGTATTCATACCTGGCGACGTACTTCGTTGTCGCAGTTGGTGTGCTGTGGCACAGCTATTACAGGGCAGAGACGCCGATCCTGCGTCAGCAGATGAAATGGGTGACGCGTGGCGCAACGCTTGCTGTGCTGCCGTTCACGCTGTTCTACGTAATTCCCTACCTAAATGGCAGTACGCCGGGAGCAATGATGAAGCTCTCGGTGTTGTGCCTTGTGTTCCTGCCGCTGACGTTTGGATACGCCATCTTCCGTTATCGCCTGATGGACGTGGACCTGATTTTCAAGCGAGGCATGGCCTACACGCTGGCGGCGGCATTCATCGCAGGTGTGTATTTCGCGGCCATCGGTATCGCGGCAGAAATCGTTCACAAGCAAGTACCAAGTGCAGGACCTGCCGGCCTGATCGCGGCCATGGTAGTGACGGCGCTGCTGTTCGATCCAATGAAGAACTGGTTCCAAGAGAAACTCGACCGGTTCTTCTACCGCAAGCGCTATGACTACCGTCGCACGCTGATTGAATTCGGACGTGAACTGAGCGCCCAGACCGATATCGATCGAATGCTGAGTTCGGTGGTGGACCGCCTTTCGCGAACACTGCTTGTATCGCGCATGGCGATATTCCTGTCTGATGATCAAAACTCGTTCACCCTGGCGAAGTCATTTGGCATGACGGGCACCAGCGACCTGGACTTGAGTTTCCTGACCGTACAGCGGCCGGAAGAATCGGCGGGACACCTTTTCTTCGACAACACGCACCAAGTGGTGAGAGAGACCCCGGGCGCGCAGACGACGATCGCGAAGTTGGATCTGAACTATTTCATTCGCTGCACGGTACAAGGGCGGACGATCGCCGTCATGGGATTGGGCAAGACCTCTGATGGGGATTTCCTCTCCAGCGAAGATGTGGAACTGTTGGAGACGCTGGCTGGCTACATCGGAATTGCAATCCAGAACGCGCGACTGTATGCGTCGCTGGAACAGAAGGTAGTGGAGTACGAGCGACTGAAGGACTTCAACGAAAACATCGTGGAGTCGATCAGCGTCGGCGTACTGGCCGTGGATCTCGAGGATCGCGTGGAGTTTTGGAATTCGCAGATGGAAGTGATGTACGCGACTCCTCGTGCAGAGGCTTTAGGCCGGCCCATCGGCGAAGTGTTCCCGTCTACGTTTGCGTCGGAGTTTTACCGCGTACGCCAGACGCCGGGCATTCATAACATGTACAAGTTCCGGCTGACGACACCGGCCGGAGACGCGCGAATCACGAACATTGCCATAGCGCCGCTCGTGACGAAGCAGTTCAACGTGATCGGGCGCTTGATCATCGTGGACGACATCACCGAACGGATTGAACTGGAATCGCAGCTTTCGCAGGCAGAGAAGATGTCTTCGATCGGCCTGTTGGCAGCGGGTGTGGCACATGAAGTGAATACGCCGCTGGCGGTAATCTCCTCGTACGCGCAGATGCTGCAGAAGCAACTCAACGGGAACGAGAAGCAGGCGTCTTTGCTGGAGAAGATCACGCGCCAGACGTTCCGTGCATCGGAGATTGTGAACAGCCTGCTGAATTTTTCGCGTACGAGCGGAAGCGAGTTCAGCCAAGTCGACTTGAACAAGGTGATCCATGAAACTCTCGCTCTCGTGGAGCATCAATTCAAGTCAGCGCGGGTCAAAGTGGATGAGCAACTGCTGGAAGGGCTGCCCACGATCAATGGCAACGCAGGCAAATTGCAGCAAGTCTTTCTAAACTTGTTCCTGAACGCGAAAGATGCGATGCCTGGTGGAGGCACGCTCACTGTCGCAACGGCGAACGGCGACGGCGTAAAAGTCACAGTATCGGATTCCGGCAGCGGTATCGCGCAGGAACATATCCAACGGATCTACGACCCGTTCTTCACGACGAAGAACGGCGCGCGCGAAGGCAGAAAAGGTACAGGATTGGGATTGTCAGTTACTTACGGAATCATCCAGGAACACGCAGGGAAAATTCAGGTGGAGAGCCGTGTTGGCGAGGGGACGACGTTCTACCTTGAGTTTCCACTGGTGAGGAAGGCTGTCAATGTCTGA
- a CDS encoding aspartate aminotransferase family protein, whose protein sequence is MDTAVMEVKEQSSATSDVMELEKQYLLGTYARFPVVLEKGKGVFVQDVNGKKYLDLVSGLGVNALGYAHPRIVKVIREQSAKLVHVSNLYYNQFQGPLAKKLVELSGLPRVFFSNTGTEAIDGAIKFARAYARKTGREGKFKLVAATNSFHGRTYGGMSLTATAKYRDDFKPLLDGVTFVPLNDIGALREAVTDDTCAVFLETVQGEGGIFECSADYLHTARQLCTQHHAALVLDEIQCGLGRTGEMFAFKHHDIVPDILTLAKPIAGGLPLGAILVNDEIAASIGSGKHGTTFGGGPLACRVALEYLAIVEETNLIEHVRKVGSYFHGELTNLLEKFSIAKEVRGRGLMLALELNVPSRPYVDAALAEGVLMNSTHDTTIRFLPPFIVEEKHIDKALKVLKKVLKKKLS, encoded by the coding sequence TTGGATACAGCTGTCATGGAAGTCAAAGAGCAGAGTTCCGCTACGTCGGATGTCATGGAACTGGAGAAGCAATACCTCCTCGGTACCTATGCCCGTTTTCCTGTCGTTCTCGAAAAGGGTAAGGGCGTTTTCGTTCAGGATGTAAACGGCAAGAAGTACCTGGACTTGGTTTCCGGGTTGGGCGTTAACGCTCTCGGCTATGCCCATCCGCGAATCGTGAAGGTCATTCGCGAGCAATCGGCCAAACTGGTACACGTCTCGAATCTCTACTACAACCAGTTTCAAGGCCCACTCGCAAAGAAACTCGTCGAACTCTCCGGTTTGCCGCGTGTCTTCTTCTCAAACACCGGTACGGAGGCCATCGACGGCGCCATTAAGTTCGCTCGCGCTTATGCCAGGAAGACTGGCCGCGAGGGCAAGTTCAAGCTTGTTGCGGCCACCAACTCCTTCCACGGACGAACCTACGGCGGCATGTCTCTAACGGCTACAGCCAAGTATCGTGACGATTTCAAGCCGCTGCTGGATGGCGTCACGTTCGTTCCGCTCAACGATATAGGCGCACTTCGCGAAGCCGTGACCGACGATACCTGTGCCGTTTTCCTCGAGACCGTACAAGGAGAAGGCGGCATCTTCGAATGCTCCGCGGATTACCTGCACACGGCCCGTCAACTCTGCACCCAGCACCACGCCGCACTCGTGCTCGATGAGATCCAGTGCGGACTCGGCCGTACCGGAGAGATGTTCGCGTTCAAACACCACGACATCGTCCCCGACATTCTGACGCTCGCCAAGCCGATCGCTGGCGGCCTGCCTCTCGGTGCGATCCTGGTAAACGACGAGATTGCCGCATCCATTGGTTCTGGTAAGCACGGCACCACGTTTGGTGGAGGGCCGCTCGCCTGCCGTGTCGCCCTCGAATACCTTGCCATTGTTGAAGAAACTAACCTGATCGAGCACGTTCGCAAGGTCGGCAGTTATTTCCACGGCGAGTTAACGAACCTTTTGGAGAAGTTCTCCATCGCCAAGGAGGTTCGCGGTCGTGGCCTCATGCTTGCCCTCGAACTCAACGTACCTTCACGTCCTTACGTGGACGCTGCGCTCGCTGAAGGCGTCCTCATGAACAGCACTCACGACACGACCATTCGGTTTTTGCCTCCCTTTATCGTGGAAGAAAAGCACATCGATAAAGCGCTGAAGGTCCTGAAGAAAGTTCTGAAGAAGAAGTTGAGCTGA
- a CDS encoding alpha/beta fold hydrolase, whose translation MRYLRSGSGQPLLLVHGLLGYSFSWRFNLEELGRIRTVIAPDLLGTGFSDRSSEIDCSARASADRMFQLMDQLGIESTDLLGTSHGGGVAVMMANVAPQRIRKLILVAPVNPWSPHGKLITKILATRFAQLTFPRVATAFQATSRFWLARLYGDPARISPGTLEGYTAPIALPGTWQYGLNVIACWHDDLRELEHAYAHISQPTLLLWGEKDAAVYASSAAEVKKRIPHAELQVLPGVGHLPYEETPQLFNQSVIDFLR comes from the coding sequence ATGCGCTACTTACGGTCGGGCAGTGGCCAGCCTTTGCTCCTTGTTCACGGATTATTAGGTTATTCCTTCTCCTGGCGGTTCAATCTCGAAGAACTCGGCCGTATTCGGACCGTCATCGCTCCCGACCTTCTCGGAACCGGGTTCTCAGACCGGAGCTCGGAAATAGACTGCAGCGCACGTGCTTCTGCTGATCGCATGTTTCAACTCATGGATCAGCTCGGTATCGAGAGTACCGATCTGCTCGGCACCTCGCATGGAGGCGGTGTCGCCGTGATGATGGCGAACGTAGCGCCACAGCGGATTCGCAAGCTCATCCTCGTTGCGCCAGTGAATCCTTGGTCTCCACACGGCAAACTCATCACGAAAATCCTCGCAACTCGGTTCGCCCAGTTGACGTTTCCCAGAGTCGCCACGGCTTTCCAGGCAACGTCCCGATTCTGGCTGGCCCGTCTATATGGTGATCCGGCGCGCATTTCCCCGGGAACTCTCGAAGGCTATACGGCGCCCATCGCGCTTCCCGGTACATGGCAGTATGGTCTGAACGTGATCGCTTGCTGGCACGATGACCTGCGCGAACTCGAGCATGCGTATGCTCACATCAGCCAGCCGACCCTACTGCTCTGGGGAGAAAAAGACGCAGCCGTCTATGCTTCCTCTGCTGCCGAAGTAAAAAAACGTATTCCCCACGCCGAGCTTCAAGTCTTGCCTGGCGTTGGCCATTTGCCGTATGAGGAAACCCCACAACTCTTCAATCAATCTGTGATCGATTTCTTGCGCTGA
- a CDS encoding PxKF domain-containing protein, translating into MTHRKFASSSIAFLTLVCLLYICVLFVTPAFAGSDTVVISEFRTRGPQGGNDEFIELYNLSSSPVAIGGWKINGSNSSGTTGTRVTIAAGTVLNPGCHFLATNTASSGYSGSVTGDQSYATGVTDDGGIALLNASSVIIDQVGLSTTSAYKEGTVLSIRLTTNTNRSYERKPGGALGNGQDTDNNASDYTLLDGTSGTPNPQNMASACIGQEQGITAAGTVNPTSVDQGGTVVFVVAVTPSSTTGVSVTANLTSIGGADNAPLYDDGTHGDAIAADLNFTLNYTLPGGVASGPKTIVASAVDGQGHTATANINLSVNAQQLTIMQIQGSGTRSPYEGQAVKTTGVVTAVKSNGFFLQDLDGDGDPTTSDGLLVFTSSAPTVAKGDLVNVQGNVQEFASSSDPAAAPQTELSGSPIVAKISSGNPLPNPVVITAADINPDGAFDQLEKYEGMRVHVDTLNVVAPTGGFKSEANATATTNGVFFGTLPGLPRPFRGAGIEQPAPVPNPPCCIPTWNSEPQRIRVDSRGQSSSTAIDVATGAVVGDLTGPLDFGQHAYTILTDTAPTILAPGSDAIPVPTPDLSKEFTVANFNMERFYDSTNDAGGDAVLTPTAYANRLKKASLAIRNVMNMPDIIGVEEMENLSTIQTLAAQINSDAVAGGAQDPQYQGFLAEGNDPGGIDVGFLVKTSRVQVNSVVQYNKDSTYTDPTDGQQAMLNDRPPLVLDASVTNEKETTKFIVIVNHLRSLTGIDGSDGLRIRAKRRAQAEELANLIQGFQTGDPTANIVSVGDYNAFDVNDGYVDMMGTIKGTPTAPENVLLASPDLVDPDLTDLLTLLPAEQQYSYINFGSAQTLDHILVNQGMMPKLSRFAIARNDADFPEVYRSDANRPERLSDHDMPVAYFNLPVDKTPPVLTLPADFTVEATSPSGAVVTYTVSALDSNDGATSVLCNPASGSTFPLGVNTVSCTTEDARHNSTTGEFKVSVVDTTPPVVTVTGVTDGADYTLGSVPAAGCSTTDTVSAISTYATLSITGGTANGVGTFTATCSGAQDAAGNLAAPVSVSYTVSYAWSGFLAPVNGIGPYKAGSTLPLKWMLKNGQGGNGGNLSSITSLQIAYNGDCAGVADGEPFDPGTPGASSLMYDSTTGLFHFNWQTKGVAPGCYSILLGFDDGKTQNTVVKLR; encoded by the coding sequence ATGACTCACCGAAAATTTGCTTCTTCCTCTATCGCATTCCTGACGCTGGTGTGTCTGCTGTACATCTGCGTCTTATTTGTAACGCCAGCGTTTGCTGGATCTGATACCGTGGTGATCAGCGAGTTCCGTACGCGCGGTCCCCAGGGTGGTAACGACGAGTTCATTGAGCTTTATAATCTGTCCTCTTCCCCGGTCGCAATCGGCGGCTGGAAAATCAACGGGTCCAATTCCTCGGGAACAACCGGAACACGGGTCACCATCGCGGCCGGCACGGTACTGAATCCCGGTTGCCACTTCCTGGCGACGAATACAGCTTCGAGCGGATATAGCGGAAGCGTCACGGGCGATCAGTCCTACGCAACTGGCGTGACGGACGACGGCGGCATTGCACTGTTGAATGCGTCGAGCGTCATCATCGACCAGGTTGGGCTGAGCACCACATCGGCCTACAAGGAAGGGACCGTTCTTTCAATTCGACTGACGACCAATACGAATCGCAGCTACGAGCGCAAGCCGGGCGGCGCACTCGGAAATGGCCAGGACACAGATAACAACGCCAGCGACTACACTCTGTTGGACGGTACCAGCGGCACGCCTAATCCGCAGAACATGGCTTCGGCGTGCATCGGGCAAGAGCAAGGAATTACAGCGGCCGGAACGGTGAACCCTACCTCCGTCGACCAGGGCGGTACGGTTGTGTTCGTGGTGGCGGTGACGCCCAGTTCAACAACCGGCGTGAGCGTAACGGCGAACCTGACATCCATCGGCGGAGCCGACAATGCGCCGCTGTATGACGACGGAACTCACGGGGACGCGATCGCGGCCGATCTGAACTTTACGTTGAATTACACGTTGCCAGGCGGAGTGGCATCAGGTCCGAAAACGATCGTGGCCAGCGCTGTAGACGGACAGGGACATACGGCGACGGCGAACATCAACCTGTCGGTCAATGCGCAGCAACTGACGATCATGCAGATCCAAGGGAGCGGCACACGCTCTCCGTATGAAGGTCAGGCGGTGAAGACCACCGGCGTGGTTACGGCGGTGAAGAGCAATGGCTTCTTCCTGCAAGATCTCGATGGGGATGGCGATCCGACGACATCGGACGGGTTGCTGGTATTTACGTCATCGGCTCCGACAGTTGCAAAAGGCGACCTGGTGAACGTACAGGGTAATGTGCAGGAGTTCGCAAGTTCCAGCGATCCAGCTGCCGCACCACAGACGGAGTTGTCGGGTAGCCCGATTGTCGCGAAGATTTCGAGCGGCAATCCATTGCCAAACCCGGTTGTGATCACGGCGGCAGATATCAACCCGGATGGCGCTTTCGATCAGCTCGAGAAATACGAAGGCATGCGGGTGCACGTGGACACGCTGAACGTGGTGGCACCGACGGGCGGGTTCAAGAGCGAGGCGAACGCGACGGCTACGACCAACGGCGTGTTCTTCGGAACGCTGCCGGGATTGCCGCGGCCATTCCGCGGAGCCGGCATTGAGCAGCCTGCTCCGGTCCCGAATCCGCCGTGCTGCATTCCAACATGGAACAGTGAACCACAACGCATTCGCGTGGACAGCAGAGGTCAATCGAGTTCGACCGCGATTGACGTGGCCACGGGGGCGGTAGTCGGCGACCTGACCGGTCCGCTCGACTTCGGCCAACATGCGTACACGATCCTGACGGATACGGCTCCGACGATCCTTGCCCCGGGTAGCGATGCAATCCCGGTGCCGACACCGGACCTGAGCAAGGAATTCACCGTCGCGAACTTCAACATGGAGCGGTTTTACGACTCGACGAACGATGCGGGTGGCGATGCAGTACTGACGCCGACCGCATATGCGAACCGTTTGAAGAAAGCATCGCTCGCGATTCGGAACGTCATGAACATGCCAGACATTATTGGCGTGGAAGAGATGGAGAACCTCAGCACGATCCAGACGCTGGCGGCGCAGATTAATTCCGACGCCGTCGCTGGTGGTGCGCAGGATCCGCAGTACCAAGGATTCCTGGCTGAGGGCAACGATCCGGGCGGCATCGATGTTGGCTTCCTGGTGAAGACATCGCGCGTGCAGGTGAACAGCGTTGTTCAGTACAACAAGGACAGCACCTACACGGACCCGACGGACGGGCAGCAAGCGATGTTGAATGACCGGCCGCCGCTGGTGCTGGACGCAAGTGTGACGAACGAAAAGGAAACGACGAAGTTCATCGTGATCGTCAATCACCTGCGTTCGCTGACCGGGATCGATGGCAGCGATGGTCTTCGCATCCGCGCGAAGCGGAGAGCGCAGGCGGAAGAACTGGCAAACCTGATCCAGGGCTTCCAGACCGGCGACCCGACGGCGAATATTGTCAGCGTTGGTGACTACAACGCGTTTGACGTGAACGACGGCTACGTGGACATGATGGGGACGATCAAAGGGACGCCAACCGCGCCTGAAAACGTGTTGCTGGCAAGCCCTGACCTGGTCGACCCAGACCTGACAGATCTGCTGACACTGCTTCCGGCAGAACAGCAGTACTCCTATATCAATTTCGGGTCGGCCCAGACGCTGGACCACATCCTGGTAAACCAGGGGATGATGCCGAAGTTGTCGCGATTTGCAATCGCACGCAACGACGCTGACTTCCCGGAGGTATATAGAAGTGACGCAAATCGTCCGGAGAGACTGTCGGATCACGATATGCCAGTCGCTTACTTCAACCTGCCGGTCGACAAGACGCCTCCGGTTCTGACGCTACCTGCTGATTTCACGGTGGAAGCGACGAGTCCGTCCGGCGCGGTAGTGACGTACACGGTTTCGGCTCTGGACAGCAATGATGGTGCTACCTCGGTGCTGTGCAATCCGGCTTCGGGCAGCACGTTCCCGCTGGGCGTCAACACTGTTTCATGCACAACCGAAGATGCCCGTCACAACTCCACGACTGGCGAGTTCAAGGTCAGCGTTGTTGACACAACTCCTCCAGTCGTCACTGTGACTGGCGTTACCGATGGCGCGGATTACACACTGGGATCGGTACCTGCCGCAGGCTGCAGCACTACCGATACGGTGTCGGCCATCAGCACATATGCAACGCTGAGCATTACCGGCGGCACCGCGAACGGCGTGGGTACCTTCACGGCGACGTGCAGCGGCGCACAGGATGCGGCTGGGAACCTAGCTGCACCTGTGAGCGTCAGCTACACGGTGTCGTATGCGTGGAGCGGATTCCTGGCTCCGGTCAACGGAATCGGTCCTTACAAGGCAGGCAGCACGCTACCGCTAAAGTGGATGCTTAAGAACGGACAAGGCGGAAACGGAGGCAATCTGTCTTCGATTACGTCCCTGCAAATTGCTTACAACGGCGACTGCGCGGGAGTGGCGGATGGCGAGCCGTTCGATCCGGGTACGCCGGGAGCTTCCAGCTTGATGTATGACTCCACCACTGGACTGTTCCACTTCAATTGGCAGACCAAGGGTGTCGCACCGGGTTGCTACAGCATCCTGCTTGGCTTTGACGATGGAAAGACGCAGAACACGGTTGTGAAGCTAAGGTAG
- a CDS encoding M20/M25/M40 family metallo-hydrolase yields MDPIRFTRELIDIESITGNEAQVGDFIAERLSRLGYQVQKGPVERHRFNVLALPPHSPVPPVVFSTHMDTVPPFIPSWEDERRVYGRGACDAKGIIAAQTAAAIRLRDDGFAAGLLFVVGEEKDSLGAKVANEHPIGSKFLINGEPTENKVATASKGSLRVELIAEGRMAHSAYPELGESAIDKLVEAMHRLRKMHLPNNPEIGPSTLNIGVIEGGRAPNVISDHARAQALIRLVGPSEDIRRNIVDGVRDLVRVEFPLEIPFVKLRTFPSLPSMVAAFTTDIPKLSNWGEPVLIGPGSIHVAHTENEYIEKEQLMRAVDIYYQIGRELAAQA; encoded by the coding sequence ATGGATCCTATCCGCTTCACGCGCGAACTGATCGACATCGAATCCATCACGGGAAACGAAGCGCAAGTGGGCGACTTCATCGCAGAACGCCTCTCCCGCCTCGGCTACCAGGTGCAGAAAGGCCCGGTCGAGCGTCATCGTTTCAATGTGCTTGCATTGCCCCCGCATTCGCCCGTGCCGCCAGTCGTTTTTTCCACCCACATGGACACCGTTCCTCCCTTTATTCCTTCTTGGGAAGATGAACGTCGCGTCTATGGACGTGGTGCCTGCGACGCTAAAGGGATCATCGCCGCCCAGACCGCAGCCGCCATTCGATTGCGTGATGATGGTTTTGCAGCGGGCCTGCTGTTCGTCGTCGGAGAAGAGAAAGATAGTCTTGGCGCAAAAGTCGCCAACGAACACCCGATCGGCAGCAAGTTCCTCATCAACGGCGAGCCCACTGAAAACAAGGTCGCCACGGCATCCAAGGGCTCTCTGCGCGTCGAACTCATCGCCGAAGGCAGGATGGCCCACTCTGCTTACCCGGAACTCGGTGAATCCGCCATCGACAAACTCGTCGAAGCGATGCATCGTCTCCGCAAGATGCACCTGCCCAACAACCCTGAGATTGGCCCCTCAACCTTGAATATCGGAGTCATCGAAGGCGGACGTGCTCCCAACGTCATCTCCGATCACGCCCGCGCCCAGGCCCTCATCCGCCTCGTCGGACCCTCGGAAGATATCCGTCGCAACATCGTTGATGGTGTCCGCGACCTCGTTCGCGTCGAGTTCCCGTTGGAAATACCCTTTGTGAAACTCCGCACCTTCCCCAGTTTGCCCAGCATGGTGGCCGCTTTTACCACTGATATCCCGAAACTCAGCAATTGGGGAGAACCCGTGCTGATCGGTCCCGGTTCCATTCACGTCGCCCACACTGAAAACGAATACATTGAGAAAGAGCAGCTAATGCGCGCCGTTGACATCTATTACCAGATTGGGCGCGAACTCGCCGCTCAGGCCTAA